The Aurantiacibacter arachoides genome window below encodes:
- a CDS encoding NAD-dependent succinate-semialdehyde dehydrogenase: protein MTDYPSLYLAIDGEQVAVGDRRTFAVVNPASGDTLAELPLADAADLDRALDAAGRGFRTWRYTPAAERARVLHGAAALIRERADSLARIATMEQGKPLAEARMECMAVAGWFDFAAGECQRLYGRELVRPVGQRSVVRWEPVGPVAAFAPWNFPLANPGRKLGAAVAAGCSIILKSAEETPASALAIVQALYDAGLPTDVAQAVFGVPDEVSRHLLASPVIRKLSFTGSTVVGKHLAKLAADNMIRTTMELGGHGPVLVFGDADVDKAVATAAAGKTRNAGQVCVSPTRFIVEESVFERFRDGMAERLGATRVGDGLDKDTQMGPMANARRPDAIGKFVADAKDKGARVETGGERIGNQGFFFQPTVLSEVPLDAEVMHEEPFGPLALVNPYAGEDAMIAEANRLNYGLAAYAWTSDAPRQRRLADALEAGMVGINTHMIAGPDAPFQGVQWSGHGSEDGPEGVKACMVVKAVHEG, encoded by the coding sequence ATGACCGACTATCCCTCCCTGTACCTGGCGATCGACGGCGAACAGGTCGCGGTCGGCGACCGGCGCACCTTTGCCGTCGTCAACCCCGCCTCGGGCGATACGCTGGCAGAGCTGCCGCTGGCCGATGCCGCCGATCTCGACCGGGCGCTGGACGCGGCCGGGCGCGGGTTCCGGACATGGCGCTACACCCCGGCCGCCGAGCGCGCGCGGGTGCTGCACGGGGCCGCGGCGCTGATCCGGGAGCGGGCCGACAGTCTTGCTCGCATCGCGACGATGGAACAGGGCAAGCCGCTGGCAGAGGCGCGGATGGAATGCATGGCGGTGGCCGGCTGGTTCGATTTCGCTGCCGGCGAATGTCAGCGCCTCTACGGCCGCGAACTGGTGCGCCCCGTCGGCCAGCGCAGCGTGGTGCGGTGGGAGCCGGTCGGCCCGGTGGCCGCCTTTGCTCCGTGGAACTTCCCGCTCGCCAATCCCGGCCGCAAGCTGGGCGCGGCGGTGGCGGCGGGCTGCTCGATCATCCTCAAGAGCGCCGAGGAAACCCCTGCATCGGCGCTGGCCATCGTGCAGGCGCTGTATGATGCGGGCCTGCCGACCGACGTGGCGCAGGCGGTGTTCGGCGTGCCCGACGAGGTCAGCCGCCACCTGCTCGCCAGCCCGGTGATCCGCAAGCTCAGCTTCACCGGCTCTACCGTGGTCGGCAAGCATCTCGCCAAGCTGGCGGCGGACAACATGATCCGCACCACAATGGAACTGGGCGGCCACGGTCCGGTGCTGGTGTTCGGCGACGCCGACGTGGACAAGGCAGTGGCGACCGCGGCCGCCGGCAAGACGCGCAACGCCGGGCAGGTGTGCGTGTCGCCCACGAGGTTCATCGTCGAGGAAAGCGTGTTCGAACGCTTCCGCGACGGCATGGCCGAGCGGCTGGGCGCCACGCGCGTGGGCGACGGGCTGGACAAGGACACCCAGATGGGCCCGATGGCGAACGCCCGCCGGCCCGACGCGATCGGCAAGTTCGTCGCCGATGCAAAGGACAAGGGCGCCAGGGTCGAGACCGGGGGTGAGCGGATCGGCAACCAGGGGTTTTTCTTCCAGCCGACGGTGCTGTCCGAAGTGCCGCTGGATGCCGAGGTGATGCACGAAGAGCCGTTCGGCCCGCTCGCCCTGGTCAATCCCTACGCCGGCGAAGACGCCATGATCGCGGAGGCGAACCGCCTGAACTACGGCCTCGCCGCCTATGCCTGGACCAGCGACGCGCCGCGCCAGCGGCGGCTGGCCGATGCGCTGGAGGCGGGCATGGTGGGGATCAACACGCACATGATCGCCGGCCCAGACGCGCCGTTCCAGGGCGTGCAGTGGTCGGGCCACGGCAGCGAGGACGGGCCCGAAGGCGTCAAGGCCTGCATGGTCGTGAAAGCCGTGCACGAAGGCTAG
- the hflC gene encoding protease modulator HflC encodes MEHFWQTHRMSVIAVGALIIALLSFVVVIPETQQAVKIRTGEPVEVINRFDPAQPYGNTGAGIWYRIPIIERMQLVDRRIQNLVMENETVLSNDQQRLEVNAFARYRIYDPVLFVERAGSEELLRGQLARILPSVLRQELGRRTFASLLTAERGSAMRNIRDELDQQARQYGAQVLDVRIARADLPSGTPLQSAFTRMQSERSQQAETIRAGGRRDAQIIRAEASAEAASIYAEAYNQDASFYDFYRAMQSYRATFGPPQEGETDVGESSIILDDSNDYLRQFRGGGQ; translated from the coding sequence ATGGAACATTTCTGGCAGACCCACCGCATGTCGGTGATCGCGGTCGGCGCGCTCATCATCGCGCTGCTCAGCTTCGTGGTCGTCATCCCCGAAACCCAGCAGGCGGTGAAGATCCGCACCGGTGAACCGGTCGAGGTCATCAACCGCTTCGATCCCGCGCAGCCTTACGGCAATACGGGCGCGGGCATCTGGTACCGCATCCCCATCATCGAGCGGATGCAGCTCGTCGACCGGCGCATCCAGAACCTGGTGATGGAGAACGAGACGGTATTGTCGAACGATCAGCAGCGCCTCGAGGTGAACGCCTTTGCGCGCTACCGCATCTATGATCCCGTCCTGTTCGTGGAACGGGCCGGCAGCGAGGAACTGCTACGCGGCCAGCTCGCCCGCATCCTGCCTTCGGTGTTGCGGCAGGAACTGGGTCGGCGAACCTTTGCTAGCCTGCTGACCGCCGAGCGCGGCAGCGCCATGCGCAACATCCGCGACGAGCTGGACCAGCAGGCGCGGCAATACGGGGCCCAGGTGCTCGACGTGCGTATCGCGCGTGCCGACCTGCCTTCCGGCACGCCGCTGCAATCGGCTTTCACGCGGATGCAGTCGGAACGCAGCCAGCAGGCCGAAACGATCCGCGCGGGCGGCCGGCGCGATGCCCAGATCATCCGCGCCGAAGCGTCCGCCGAGGCCGCGAGCATCTACGCCGAGGCCTACAACCAGGATGCATCGTTCTACGACTTCTATCGCGCCATGCAGAGTTACCGTGCCACCTTCGGCCCACCCCAGGAAGGCGAGACGGACGTGGGCGAAAGCTCGATCATCCTGGACGACAGCAACGATTACCTGCGGCAGTTCCGCGGTGGTGGTCAGTAG
- the msrB gene encoding peptide-methionine (R)-S-oxide reductase MsrB has protein sequence MTEKTTLTDAEWREKLSPEQYHVLREAGTERAFTGKYDKNKAAGEYKCAGCGQPVFESADKYDSGSGWPSFTAPADGQAVRMNQDASHGMVRTEVVCANCAGHLGHVFPDGPGPEGLRYCINSAALDFEPEDKAGD, from the coding sequence ATGACCGAGAAGACGACCCTTACCGATGCCGAATGGCGCGAGAAGCTGAGCCCCGAGCAGTATCATGTGCTGCGCGAGGCGGGGACCGAGCGGGCCTTCACCGGCAAGTACGACAAGAACAAGGCCGCCGGCGAATACAAGTGTGCCGGCTGCGGCCAGCCGGTGTTCGAAAGCGCGGACAAGTACGACAGCGGATCGGGCTGGCCCAGCTTTACCGCTCCGGCAGACGGCCAGGCAGTGCGGATGAACCAGGACGCCTCGCACGGCATGGTTCGCACCGAGGTCGTCTGCGCGAACTGCGCCGGGCACCTGGGGCACGTGTTTCCCGACGGTCCGGGCCCTGAAGGCCTGCGCTATTGCATCAATTCGGCAGCCCTCGACTTCGAACCGGAGGATAAAGCGGGCGACTGA
- a CDS encoding Mrp/NBP35 family ATP-binding protein: MSSQTAIRAAIPAELAGMVRSVSFKDGVATLVADAGALGRSAAAQLQRELEGAVAAVDGVTEVRVALMAEKRERRIVMVGSGKGGVGKSTLTANLAVALAGMGMKVGVVDADIYGPSQSMLLDATGSKLRAEGQTLIPHQSDFGVPFVSMAQLIEPGKAIAWRGPMVGKALAQLMEADWGEAELLLVDLPPGTGDVQLTMMQQFKPAGAVVVSTPQDLALIDATRAIDLFRQAKIPVIGVVENMAGYLCPHCGEASQPFGQGGAEAAAHTIGVPFLGRIPLAMEIRVGSDTGQPPAANDGAIGRPFTQVAAQVARFLGQG; the protein is encoded by the coding sequence ATGAGTTCCCAAACCGCGATCCGTGCCGCCATCCCCGCCGAGCTTGCCGGAATGGTGCGATCTGTCTCTTTCAAGGACGGTGTGGCGACGCTGGTGGCCGATGCCGGCGCGCTGGGCCGTTCGGCGGCGGCGCAGTTGCAACGCGAGCTGGAAGGCGCCGTGGCGGCGGTCGATGGCGTGACGGAAGTTCGCGTGGCCTTGATGGCGGAGAAGCGGGAACGGCGCATCGTGATGGTCGGGTCAGGCAAGGGCGGGGTCGGCAAGTCGACACTCACCGCCAATCTCGCCGTGGCACTGGCGGGCATGGGCATGAAGGTCGGCGTGGTCGATGCCGACATCTACGGCCCGTCGCAGTCGATGCTGCTTGATGCCACCGGCAGCAAGCTGCGCGCCGAGGGGCAGACCCTCATCCCCCACCAGAGCGATTTCGGCGTGCCCTTCGTGTCGATGGCCCAGCTGATCGAGCCCGGCAAGGCCATCGCCTGGCGCGGGCCCATGGTGGGCAAGGCGCTGGCGCAGCTGATGGAGGCCGACTGGGGCGAGGCGGAGTTGCTGCTGGTGGACCTGCCGCCCGGCACCGGCGACGTGCAACTGACGATGATGCAGCAGTTCAAGCCGGCAGGCGCGGTGGTCGTGTCCACCCCGCAGGACCTGGCGCTGATCGACGCGACGCGCGCGATCGACCTGTTCCGGCAGGCGAAGATCCCCGTCATCGGCGTGGTCGAGAACATGGCCGGCTACCTGTGCCCGCATTGCGGTGAGGCCAGCCAGCCGTTCGGGCAGGGCGGGGCGGAGGCGGCGGCCCATACGATTGGCGTCCCGTTCCTGGGGCGCATTCCGCTGGCGATGGAAATCCGCGTCGGCTCCGACACCGGCCAGCCGCCGGCCGCCAATGATGGCGCAATCGGGCGGCCATTCACGCAGGTGGCGGCGCAGGTCGCGCGCTTCCTCGGGCAGGGTTAG
- a CDS encoding PBP1A family penicillin-binding protein has protein sequence MARSRGTGSNNRGTGRGTRSRRAAAAARARDEEARGWKAGVWRWTRRLFVTGLVVAVLGAIGLFTAVYFAARSMPSYVALQQSQVGQTILVRARDGSEIVELGPSYGQWLRSDEIPQVMKDAMVSVEDHRFYSHIGVDPAGLARAVYNAVSEDRQVSATSTITQQLARNVFLNSNRSLDRKLREGILSLALEWNFTKEQILELYLNKVYFGGGAYGIDSASRRFFSHSARELSLEEAAIIAGLVKAPSRYSPTADVEAAVGRANVVIDQMVKYGDLDPAVAREVDVEAVNLRETEGQNSIRYFTDWALPQLDLLLPNNTFEPIEVWTTIDVGMQRAATTAIQSNVPGQGTQGALVSLDRDGAVMAMVGGTDYVDSSYNRATDAMRQPGSSFKLFVYLAALEAGYTPDDTVNDVPVTINGWSPRNSGGSYAGEIDVRTAFAYSKNSVAAQLGNEVGFSNVASMARRFGITTPINTYPSMVLGSNEVRLVDMTRAFAAVSAGGNSVDPYGITKVTTADGDLLYQHEAATPYRLVPDYVAAGITDLLQTAVATGTGRAAQIGRPVAGKTGTTNSNNDGYFVGFSSGITTGVWMGRDDNGRVTGLQGGTAPAAAFAAFMRYAVRDRPVEEFETDLQLPEWQLEPDDEFYYGDEGDYYYYIDEQGNLVEPGRTSRQRGQDGFDVEGEGANVRRDPRAPLDPQPVQPGTQPAQPQPRRAEPPPAASDDFLERATGQRPGDTPPAQPRRPAEIINERRD, from the coding sequence ATGGCGAGAAGCCGGGGCACTGGCTCCAATAATCGGGGAACGGGGCGGGGAACCCGCTCACGCCGCGCTGCGGCGGCTGCCCGTGCGCGCGACGAAGAGGCGCGCGGCTGGAAGGCCGGCGTGTGGCGGTGGACCAGGCGGTTGTTCGTCACCGGACTGGTGGTGGCGGTGCTGGGCGCCATCGGCCTGTTCACCGCGGTTTACTTCGCCGCCCGCTCGATGCCGTCCTACGTCGCCCTTCAGCAAAGCCAGGTCGGCCAGACCATCCTCGTGCGCGCGCGCGATGGGTCGGAAATCGTGGAGCTCGGGCCGAGCTACGGCCAATGGCTGCGTTCGGACGAAATCCCGCAGGTGATGAAGGACGCGATGGTCAGCGTCGAGGATCACCGGTTCTATTCGCACATCGGCGTCGATCCCGCCGGCCTGGCGCGCGCGGTCTACAATGCCGTCAGCGAGGACCGGCAGGTTTCCGCCACCAGCACCATCACCCAGCAGCTGGCGCGCAACGTCTTCCTCAATTCCAACCGCTCGCTCGACCGCAAGCTGCGCGAGGGCATCCTGTCGCTGGCGCTGGAATGGAACTTCACCAAGGAACAGATCCTCGAGCTTTACCTCAACAAGGTCTATTTCGGTGGCGGCGCCTACGGCATCGACAGCGCCAGCCGGCGGTTCTTCAGCCATTCCGCGCGCGAACTGAGCCTGGAGGAAGCCGCCATCATCGCCGGTCTGGTGAAGGCGCCCAGCCGCTATTCGCCCACCGCCGATGTTGAGGCTGCGGTCGGCCGCGCCAACGTGGTGATCGACCAGATGGTGAAGTACGGCGATCTCGATCCCGCCGTGGCCCGCGAAGTGGACGTCGAGGCGGTGAACCTGCGCGAGACCGAAGGGCAGAACTCCATCCGCTATTTCACCGACTGGGCGCTGCCGCAGCTGGACCTGCTGCTGCCCAACAACACCTTCGAACCGATCGAGGTATGGACCACGATCGATGTCGGCATGCAGCGCGCGGCGACCACCGCGATCCAGTCCAACGTGCCGGGGCAGGGCACGCAAGGGGCGCTCGTCAGCCTCGATCGCGATGGTGCGGTGATGGCGATGGTCGGTGGCACCGATTACGTCGACAGCAGCTACAACCGCGCCACCGACGCGATGCGCCAGCCAGGATCCTCGTTCAAGCTGTTCGTCTATCTCGCCGCGCTGGAAGCGGGCTACACGCCCGATGATACGGTGAACGACGTGCCGGTGACCATCAACGGGTGGAGCCCGCGCAACTCGGGCGGCAGCTATGCCGGCGAGATCGACGTGCGCACCGCCTTTGCCTATTCCAAGAACTCGGTCGCGGCGCAGCTGGGCAACGAGGTCGGCTTTTCCAACGTCGCCAGCATGGCGCGGCGTTTTGGCATCACCACGCCAATCAACACCTATCCCTCCATGGTGCTGGGGTCGAACGAGGTGCGCCTGGTGGATATGACGCGCGCCTTTGCCGCGGTCTCGGCGGGCGGCAACTCGGTGGATCCCTATGGCATCACCAAGGTCACCACGGCGGATGGCGACCTGCTTTATCAGCATGAGGCGGCCACTCCCTATCGCCTGGTGCCGGACTATGTCGCCGCCGGTATCACCGACCTGTTGCAAACCGCGGTCGCCACCGGCACCGGGCGCGCGGCGCAGATCGGGCGGCCTGTGGCGGGCAAGACGGGCACCACCAATTCCAACAACGATGGCTATTTCGTCGGCTTTTCCAGCGGCATCACGACCGGCGTGTGGATGGGTCGCGACGACAACGGCCGCGTCACCGGGTTGCAGGGTGGCACCGCGCCCGCCGCTGCCTTTGCCGCCTTCATGCGCTATGCCGTGCGCGATCGCCCGGTGGAGGAGTTCGAGACCGATCTGCAACTGCCCGAATGGCAGCTCGAACCGGATGACGAGTTCTATTACGGCGACGAGGGCGACTATTACTACTACATCGACGAGCAGGGTAACCTGGTCGAGCCTGGCCGCACCAGCCGCCAGCGCGGCCAGGACGGTTTCGATGTGGAGGGCGAGGGCGCAAACGTGCGGCGCGATCCGCGCGCACCGCTCGATCCCCAGCCCGTGCAACCTGGCACACAACCCGCGCAGCCGCAGCCACGCCGCGCCGAGCCGCCCCCTGCAGCCAGCGACGATTTCCTGGAACGGGCCACGGGGCAGCGCCCGGGCGACACGCCGCCCGCGCAGCCGCGTCGGCCAGCAGAGATCATAAACGAACGGCGCGACTGA
- a CDS encoding Do family serine endopeptidase, producing MRYSYSITSALLLGGAAVSLITGIPAGAQVAQNDRTHMDNVVPRAGAPASFADLTAQLQPAVVNISTRQSITVDPQQQANPFEGTPFGQFFQRRQQAPSGPRTQEATSLGSGFIVSADGYIVTNNHVVAPDARATLEEVTVTLPDGTEYTAELVGTDPQSDLAVLKIEGRSDFPFVRFGDSSQARVGDWVIAIGNPFGLGGTVTSGIVSSVLRNVGSGAYDRFLQTDAAINRGNSGGPLFDMQGNVIGINNAILSPSGGSVGIGLAIPAETAAPIVQQLIRGEAIERGYLGVSIQPVDDDIADALGIDRARGELIQSVQPGEAAERAGLRAGDVVLSVNDVEVTRDSTLSYIVANIAPGTTIPVTYIREGERRRANVTVGRRPSEEALRQQQMFQNEDDAPGQTQPADDNSLVTQQLGIRALPIDPTIARQLGVPADTRGLAIVDVDPNSDAARRGLARGVMILAANGREVPTIEALETVIRAARNEGRGAILLRIQARGGQPQSIPVRLARD from the coding sequence GTGCGCTATTCCTACTCCATTACCTCCGCTCTCCTGCTGGGCGGCGCTGCCGTCTCGCTCATCACCGGCATCCCCGCCGGCGCGCAGGTCGCGCAGAACGACCGCACGCATATGGACAACGTGGTGCCCCGCGCGGGCGCACCGGCCAGCTTTGCCGACCTGACTGCGCAGCTGCAGCCGGCGGTGGTCAACATCTCCACCCGCCAGTCGATCACCGTCGACCCGCAGCAGCAGGCCAACCCTTTCGAGGGCACGCCGTTCGGCCAGTTCTTCCAGCGGCGTCAGCAGGCCCCCAGCGGCCCGCGCACGCAGGAAGCGACCTCGCTGGGATCGGGCTTCATCGTTTCGGCCGACGGCTACATCGTGACCAACAATCACGTCGTCGCGCCCGATGCCCGGGCCACGCTGGAGGAGGTGACCGTCACCCTGCCCGATGGAACCGAATATACTGCCGAACTAGTCGGCACCGATCCGCAGAGCGATCTCGCAGTACTCAAGATCGAGGGGCGCAGCGACTTTCCCTTCGTGCGCTTCGGCGACAGCTCGCAGGCGCGCGTCGGCGACTGGGTGATCGCCATCGGCAATCCCTTCGGCCTTGGCGGCACGGTGACGAGCGGCATTGTCTCCAGCGTGCTGCGCAACGTCGGATCGGGCGCCTACGACCGCTTCCTGCAGACCGACGCGGCGATCAACCGCGGCAATTCGGGCGGCCCGCTGTTCGACATGCAGGGCAACGTCATCGGTATCAACAACGCCATCCTCTCGCCCTCGGGCGGCAGCGTGGGCATCGGCCTCGCCATCCCGGCGGAAACCGCTGCACCGATCGTGCAGCAGCTGATCCGCGGCGAGGCGATCGAGCGCGGTTACCTCGGTGTCTCCATCCAGCCGGTGGATGACGATATTGCCGATGCCCTCGGCATCGACCGGGCGCGCGGGGAGCTGATCCAGAGCGTGCAGCCGGGCGAGGCCGCCGAGCGTGCCGGCCTTCGCGCGGGCGACGTGGTGCTGTCGGTCAACGACGTCGAGGTCACCCGCGATTCCACGCTGAGCTATATCGTTGCCAACATCGCGCCGGGCACGACGATTCCCGTCACCTACATCCGCGAAGGCGAACGCCGCCGGGCAAACGTGACCGTCGGCCGCCGCCCGAGCGAGGAGGCGTTGCGCCAGCAGCAGATGTTCCAGAACGAGGACGATGCTCCCGGCCAGACGCAGCCTGCCGACGACAACAGCCTTGTGACCCAGCAACTGGGTATCCGGGCCCTGCCGATCGATCCCACGATCGCCCGCCAACTGGGCGTGCCTGCCGATACCAGGGGCCTCGCCATCGTCGATGTCGATCCGAACTCCGACGCGGCGCGCCGTGGCCTGGCGCGCGGGGTGATGATCCTTGCCGCCAACGGGCGCGAGGTGCCCACGATCGAGGCGCTGGAAACCGTGATCCGCGCGGCGCGGAACGAAGGTCGCGGGGCGATCCTCCTGCGCATCCAGGCGCGCGGCGGCCAGCCGCAGTCGATCCCGGTGCGACTGGCCAGGGACTGA
- the hflK gene encoding protease modulator HflK: MERLGGLFDKIGLAMAGGKNPWGKAGSGSGGDGDGGGSDTPPSSGDETPRGPRNPWLPGGGSDAGDGNRGRRGANIEDIFRNRGPEGPRRRSGGGPGGGGPTFRLPQRPGGKSWFPIAVAAIAVVWIAATSTHFVQPREQGIVTWFGGKYSGTMDPGTNFSFPWPIQTVTVVDVSEIRLEEIGSGGENLILTGDQNLVDLSYLVRWNIKDLVQFQYELPDPEATVREVAESAMRESIAETNLDTVLSGSGRAAVEARVRERMQSILDAYDAGIAVQGVEVARTEAPSQVIEAFNDVLAARQDRERNLNDARRYQQQVLANAQGSAAEFNEIYAQYRLAPEVTRRRLYYETMEEVLRGTDKTIVEGTGVTPYLPLPEVRRRAQGQAAQPLVVNPPAGGQ, translated from the coding sequence ATGGAACGTTTGGGCGGTTTATTCGACAAGATCGGCCTGGCCATGGCCGGCGGGAAGAATCCCTGGGGCAAGGCAGGCAGCGGCAGCGGTGGTGACGGCGATGGTGGTGGCAGCGATACGCCGCCGTCCTCTGGCGACGAGACACCGCGCGGTCCGCGCAACCCCTGGCTTCCGGGCGGTGGCAGCGATGCCGGTGACGGCAATCGTGGCCGTCGCGGTGCCAACATCGAGGACATCTTCAGAAACCGCGGCCCCGAAGGTCCGCGCCGTCGCTCCGGTGGCGGCCCCGGCGGCGGTGGCCCGACCTTCCGGTTGCCCCAGCGGCCCGGCGGCAAGAGCTGGTTTCCCATCGCCGTGGCTGCCATCGCGGTCGTCTGGATTGCCGCCACCTCGACCCACTTCGTCCAGCCGCGCGAGCAGGGCATCGTTACCTGGTTCGGCGGCAAGTATTCAGGCACCATGGATCCGGGCACCAACTTCAGCTTTCCCTGGCCAATCCAGACGGTGACCGTTGTCGACGTGAGCGAAATCAGGCTTGAGGAAATCGGTTCGGGCGGAGAAAACCTGATCCTGACCGGCGACCAGAACCTCGTCGACCTGAGCTATCTCGTGCGCTGGAACATCAAGGACCTGGTCCAATTCCAGTACGAACTGCCCGATCCCGAGGCGACGGTGCGCGAAGTGGCGGAATCGGCCATGCGCGAATCCATTGCCGAGACCAATCTCGATACCGTGCTGTCGGGCTCGGGCCGCGCTGCCGTGGAGGCACGCGTGCGCGAACGGATGCAGTCCATCCTCGACGCCTATGACGCCGGCATCGCGGTGCAGGGCGTGGAAGTTGCCCGGACGGAAGCGCCGAGCCAGGTGATCGAGGCATTTAACGACGTGCTTGCCGCCCGCCAGGACCGCGAGCGCAACCTCAACGACGCCCGCCGTTACCAGCAGCAGGTGCTCGCCAACGCCCAGGGTTCCGCCGCCGAGTTCAACGAGATCTACGCGCAGTATCGCCTCGCCCCCGAGGTGACCCGCCGCCGCCTCTATTACGAAACCATGGAAGAGGTGCTGCGCGGCACCGACAAGACCATCGTCGAGGGCACCGGGGTGACGCCCTACCTGCCACTTCCGGAGGTTCGCCGCCGCGCGCAGGGCCAGGCCGCCCAGCCGCTCGTCGTCAATCCGCCCGCAGGAGGCCAGTGA
- a CDS encoding nuclear transport factor 2 family protein — protein MSDDKLAALEARLEAMEARLTQREDELDVKKLQYLYGYLIDKCMYDQVVDLFTDDGEVRFFGGVWKGKEGVRRLYVDRFRKRFTHDTNGPVDGFLLDHPQIQQIVTIMDDGVTARLRGRSTMQAGRHKDYTDPANPVMGVRQWWEGGLYENTYRKGPDGKWRIHVLNYFPHWHADFDKGWAYTDAEYVPFPKVLYPEDPSGPDELIDDHWLWPTHKLLPFHMKHPITGETMEAERWEGDVARERAKG, from the coding sequence ATGTCGGACGACAAGCTGGCGGCGCTCGAAGCGCGGCTGGAGGCGATGGAGGCGCGCCTGACGCAGCGCGAGGACGAGCTGGACGTCAAGAAGCTGCAGTATCTCTACGGCTACCTCATCGACAAGTGCATGTACGATCAGGTCGTGGACCTGTTCACCGACGATGGCGAGGTGCGGTTCTTCGGCGGCGTGTGGAAGGGCAAGGAGGGCGTGCGGCGGCTTTATGTCGATCGCTTCCGCAAGCGGTTCACCCATGACACCAACGGGCCGGTCGACGGCTTCCTGCTCGATCATCCGCAGATCCAGCAGATCGTGACGATCATGGACGACGGCGTCACCGCCAGGCTGCGCGGCCGCAGTACCATGCAGGCCGGACGGCACAAGGATTACACCGATCCCGCCAACCCGGTGATGGGCGTGCGCCAGTGGTGGGAAGGCGGCCTCTACGAGAATACCTACCGGAAGGGGCCTGACGGCAAGTGGCGCATCCACGTGCTGAACTACTTTCCGCACTGGCACGCCGATTTCGACAAGGGCTGGGCCTATACCGACGCCGAATACGTGCCCTTTCCCAAGGTTCTCTACCCCGAGGATCCGAGCGGTCCGGACGAGCTGATCGACGACCACTGGCTGTGGCCCACGCACAAGCTGCTGCCCTTCCACATGAAGCATCCCATCACGGGAGAGACAATGGAGGCGGAACGCTGGGAGGGCGACGTGGCGCGGGAGCGGGCAAAGGGCTAG
- a CDS encoding glutathione S-transferase family protein: protein MWHLYQFPLCPFSRKVQLALGEKKIGYELVTLYPWDADERFRQLNPAGRVPVLHDPDKRITLMDSMAICEYLEETIDDRPLILGTARARAEVRRLVALFDESFYSDITAPLMYEKMRKRLVLRQSPDSRTLTAARRLLHEHLDYIDWLIDNRRWLAGSQLSLADFAAVAHLSVVDYLGDMDWTGHDSAHGWYRVMKSRPSFAPLLRQKMEGLPPPRNYADVNA from the coding sequence ATGTGGCACCTCTACCAATTCCCGCTCTGCCCGTTCAGCCGCAAGGTCCAGCTCGCGCTGGGCGAGAAGAAAATCGGCTACGAACTGGTCACGCTCTACCCGTGGGACGCGGACGAGCGGTTCCGCCAGCTGAACCCGGCGGGTCGGGTGCCGGTGCTGCACGATCCCGACAAGCGCATCACGCTGATGGATTCCATGGCGATCTGCGAATACCTGGAAGAGACGATCGACGACCGGCCGCTGATCCTGGGCACGGCGCGGGCGCGTGCCGAGGTGCGCCGGCTGGTGGCCCTGTTCGACGAGAGCTTCTACAGCGACATCACCGCCCCGCTGATGTACGAAAAGATGCGCAAGCGCCTAGTGCTGCGCCAGTCCCCCGACAGCCGCACGCTGACGGCCGCGCGCCGCCTGCTGCACGAGCATCTCGACTACATCGACTGGCTGATCGACAATCGCCGGTGGCTGGCGGGAAGCCAGCTGAGCCTTGCCGATTTCGCCGCCGTCGCCCACCTTTCCGTAGTCGATTACCTGGGCGATATGGACTGGACGGGCCACGACAGCGCGCACGGCTGGTATCGCGTGATGAAATCGCGGCCAAGCTTTGCCCCGCTGCTGCGCCAGAAAATGGAAGGCCTGCCGCCCCCGCGCAACTACGCGGACGTCAACGCGTGA